One segment of Nitrospira sp. DNA contains the following:
- a CDS encoding methyltransferase domain-containing protein produces MSVHDAPETAPVMMRRVAKTLWNRWPLVKAAILVLDDLRWGIRLRRGQIDTDSGATHASLPDTESVRYIEEVFAAYKEYGKIDTFVGSVAEVGPGDNAGVAMLMRRDGCRQVDLVDRFASRREHAKQQQIYDALSAKYQLEWLRNGRSWNDRELAGIVPKIGQSAEQHFKACVGNQSLKYDVIVSRSVLEHLYDPLGALEHMALSLKPGGRMVHKIDLRDHGLFTPQHHELTFLRFPHRLYQLMTRNSGRPNRILFHRYREVCERLRSQLHIEYAVYVTRLTGIGDIVPHQLYEDIPAVIWKRAAEHVDQYRAKCSSEFQSVDSRDLAIAGIFLVMTRA; encoded by the coding sequence TTGAGCGTGCACGACGCTCCTGAAACCGCCCCTGTCATGATGCGTCGTGTCGCCAAAACCCTATGGAATCGCTGGCCGCTAGTCAAGGCGGCGATTCTTGTCCTGGATGATTTGAGATGGGGAATTCGACTGCGCCGCGGACAGATCGATACGGATTCCGGCGCGACCCACGCCTCTCTGCCTGATACGGAGTCCGTGCGATACATTGAAGAAGTCTTTGCCGCCTACAAAGAGTACGGCAAGATCGACACGTTTGTCGGGAGTGTTGCCGAAGTGGGGCCAGGAGACAATGCGGGCGTAGCCATGCTGATGCGGCGTGATGGTTGCCGGCAGGTCGATCTCGTTGATCGGTTTGCAAGTCGACGTGAACATGCGAAGCAACAGCAAATCTATGACGCATTATCTGCCAAGTATCAACTGGAGTGGCTCAGGAACGGACGAAGTTGGAATGATCGGGAGTTGGCAGGGATTGTTCCCAAGATCGGTCAGTCGGCCGAACAACACTTTAAAGCCTGCGTCGGAAACCAGAGCCTGAAATATGATGTCATCGTCTCTCGTTCCGTATTGGAGCACCTGTATGATCCGCTGGGTGCGTTGGAACACATGGCGCTTAGCCTGAAGCCCGGTGGCCGGATGGTGCATAAGATTGATTTGCGCGACCATGGGCTATTCACGCCGCAGCACCACGAGCTCACATTCCTTCGCTTTCCTCACCGTCTGTACCAATTGATGACAAGAAATTCCGGACGGCCAAATCGCATTCTGTTTCATCGGTATCGAGAGGTATGCGAGCGGTTACGGTCTCAGCTTCACATCGAATACGCAGTGTACGTGACGCGCCTAACCGGTATTGGGGATATCGTGCCACATCAATTGTATGAGGATATTCCCGCTGTCATCTGGAAGCGGGCAGCAGAGCATGTCGACCAATATCGAGCCAAATGTTCCAGCGAGTTTCAATCCGTTGACAGTCGTGATCTCGCCATCGCGGGGATATTTCTGGTCATGACGAGAGCGTGA
- a CDS encoding glycosyltransferase yields MTGYRDEKKKTAIRERFDRLAEDREYWQGKGSYYYQDQQRYYRFLIPDGLRVLEIGCGLGDLLAAVKPSRGLGIDVSEVMVAAASRRHPSLEFRTCDVDALDLGETFDVIILADVLGHFLDVESVLKRLRSVCTSKTRIVISYYNFLWEPAVRFAEACGLKMPQQEQSWLSPRDIDNLLHLADFEVVKVEQRLLMPKYVPVVSTLLNRFLAFVPGLNRLCLSHYVVARMRGPRQADEYSTTIVIPCRNERGNIEPAIRRIPAFGGPQEILFVDGHSTDDTPAEITRVIGQFPDKDIKLLIQDGKGKGDAVRKGFAQAKGDIVMILDADLTMPPEDLPKFYDAIASEKGEFINGCRLVYPMEGEAMRFLNLLGNKFFSMAFSWLLNQRIKDTLCGTKVLFRTDYERIADNRAYFGDFDPFGDFDLLFGASKLNLKMIEVPIRYQDRTYGTTNIRRFAHGWLLLKMTIYGFFRLKAV; encoded by the coding sequence ATGACAGGGTATAGGGACGAGAAGAAGAAAACGGCGATTCGTGAACGGTTCGATCGCCTTGCCGAAGATCGAGAATATTGGCAGGGAAAGGGGAGTTATTACTATCAGGATCAGCAACGCTACTATCGATTTCTCATTCCTGATGGATTACGGGTGCTGGAAATCGGGTGTGGCCTTGGGGATCTCTTAGCGGCGGTCAAACCGTCTCGTGGGCTTGGGATAGATGTTAGTGAAGTGATGGTGGCAGCGGCATCTCGTCGCCACCCGTCTCTCGAATTTCGTACGTGCGACGTCGACGCGCTGGACTTGGGTGAAACATTTGACGTCATTATCCTGGCCGACGTATTGGGCCACTTCCTTGATGTGGAATCCGTGCTCAAACGATTGCGATCTGTGTGTACGTCCAAAACCAGAATTGTCATCTCCTACTATAATTTTCTATGGGAGCCAGCGGTACGGTTCGCGGAAGCCTGTGGGTTAAAAATGCCTCAACAGGAACAGAGCTGGCTCTCGCCCAGAGACATCGATAATTTGCTGCACCTCGCCGACTTTGAGGTGGTGAAAGTAGAACAGCGACTGTTGATGCCGAAGTATGTTCCTGTCGTGTCCACCCTCCTGAATAGGTTTCTGGCATTCGTGCCTGGACTGAATCGACTCTGTCTGTCCCACTATGTTGTGGCTCGCATGCGAGGCCCGCGGCAAGCGGACGAGTATTCGACGACGATTGTGATTCCGTGCCGGAATGAACGGGGCAATATTGAGCCGGCCATAAGACGAATTCCTGCATTTGGAGGACCTCAGGAGATTCTGTTTGTCGATGGGCATTCGACGGATGACACGCCCGCCGAAATCACTCGCGTCATTGGCCAGTTTCCCGACAAGGATATCAAATTGCTGATTCAGGATGGGAAGGGAAAGGGCGATGCGGTTCGTAAAGGCTTTGCGCAGGCTAAGGGGGATATTGTGATGATCTTGGATGCAGACCTGACAATGCCTCCGGAAGACCTCCCGAAGTTTTACGATGCCATTGCGAGTGAGAAGGGAGAGTTCATTAATGGGTGTCGATTGGTGTACCCCATGGAAGGTGAAGCGATGCGGTTCCTCAATCTGCTCGGCAATAAGTTTTTCAGTATGGCGTTCTCGTGGTTATTGAACCAGCGGATCAAGGACACGCTTTGCGGCACCAAGGTGCTCTTCCGAACCGACTATGAGCGAATTGCCGACAACCGAGCCTACTTTGGAGATTTCGATCCGTTCGGAGATTTTGATCTGTTGTTCGGAGCGTCAAAGCTCAACCTAAAGATGATCGAGGTTCCTATCCGATATCAGGATCGCACCTATGGAACCACCAACATCCGTCGATTTGCTCACGGATGGCTGCTTCTCAAGATGACGATCTATGGATTTTTCAGGCTGAAGGCCGTGTAA
- a CDS encoding class I SAM-dependent methyltransferase, producing MTQHVEEVQAGQRFEFGRNWRKFLDELSEERISRAEYSLQEMLGMKSLIGFRVLDIGSGSGLFSLAARRLGASVQSFDYDPQSVACTAELKRRYFEHDQHWRIDEGSILDEGYVRTLGTFNVVYSWGVLHHTGRMWQALEHAASLVAENGQLFIAIYNDQGGASRRWLLVKRLYNWLPRWAKFAVLWPSCVRLWGPTIFRDLLSGNPFRTWVSYKQQRGMSPWRDIVDWVGGYPFEVAKPEGMFDFFSAKGFVLKKLKTCGGGHGCNEFVFERARRS from the coding sequence ATGACCCAACACGTTGAGGAAGTCCAAGCGGGACAACGCTTTGAGTTCGGCCGCAATTGGCGAAAATTTCTCGATGAGCTCAGTGAAGAGCGAATAAGTAGGGCTGAATATTCACTTCAGGAGATGTTAGGGATGAAAAGCCTCATTGGCTTTCGCGTCCTCGATATTGGATCAGGGAGTGGGCTATTTAGCTTGGCGGCAAGGAGGCTGGGGGCGTCCGTTCAATCGTTTGATTATGACCCTCAGTCTGTTGCATGCACGGCTGAACTCAAGCGGCGTTATTTTGAACATGATCAGCACTGGCGTATTGATGAGGGATCGATTCTGGATGAGGGGTACGTGCGTACGTTGGGGACGTTCAATGTCGTATATTCTTGGGGTGTACTGCACCATACGGGGCGGATGTGGCAGGCATTGGAGCATGCCGCGTCCTTAGTTGCGGAAAATGGGCAGCTCTTCATCGCGATCTATAACGATCAGGGCGGCGCAAGCCGTCGGTGGTTGTTGGTAAAGCGTCTCTACAATTGGCTGCCCCGCTGGGCAAAGTTTGCGGTGTTATGGCCGTCATGTGTTCGCCTTTGGGGGCCCACCATTTTCCGTGATCTTCTGTCGGGCAACCCGTTTCGCACGTGGGTCAGCTATAAGCAGCAGCGAGGGATGTCGCCATGGCGCGATATCGTGGACTGGGTTGGTGGCTACCCATTCGAAGTGGCAAAACCGGAAGGCATGTTTGATTTTTTTTCTGCGAAGGGGTTCGTCCTGAAAAAATTAAAAACGTGTGGTGGCGGGCACGGCTGCAATGAGTTTGTATTTGAGCGTGCACGACGCTCCTGA
- a CDS encoding glycosyltransferase family 4 protein: MKVTLVIAALSAGGAERVISTMANFWARRGWPITIVSFDDCKTVPFFELAQSVRHSPLGLLQDSAGLIAGIWNNIRRIMRLRRTLACTNSDAIISFGEKTNVTTLIATWGMPTRVIVSERTDPHMHVIGRIWSALRWCVYARADRIVVQSAGAREYFLPNFRRTLTIIPNPVPAVSNVQLVPEDHSTRRVILGVGRLSAEKGFENLLSAFAQIRPQYPDWTMTIIGEGPQRPALEALRETLGLSNSVSLPGLDPTLWDRSSSVGLFVLCSHFEGFPNALCEAMAHGIPVIATDCPSGPREIIEHGKNGLLVPPADVQALADAMASLLSDPARRTHMGHCATDITQRFGLEKVMRMWEDVLPRTRD, from the coding sequence ATGAAGGTAACGTTAGTCATCGCTGCGTTGTCCGCAGGCGGGGCAGAACGAGTCATTTCAACTATGGCTAATTTCTGGGCTCGCCGGGGCTGGCCCATCACGATCGTATCGTTTGATGACTGCAAGACCGTGCCATTCTTCGAACTTGCTCAGTCAGTGCGGCATTCTCCTCTTGGTCTGTTACAGGACTCGGCCGGTCTTATTGCTGGGATATGGAACAATATCCGACGAATTATGAGGTTGCGCCGGACGCTGGCGTGCACCAATTCAGACGCCATCATCAGCTTTGGCGAAAAGACAAACGTGACGACCTTGATCGCGACATGGGGCATGCCAACGCGAGTCATCGTGTCGGAGCGTACTGATCCGCATATGCACGTGATTGGGCGAATATGGAGTGCATTACGCTGGTGCGTCTATGCCAGAGCCGATCGCATCGTCGTTCAGAGTGCTGGTGCTCGAGAGTATTTTTTGCCCAACTTTCGGCGCACACTCACGATTATTCCGAATCCCGTTCCTGCCGTATCCAACGTGCAACTCGTCCCGGAGGACCATTCTACTCGACGCGTCATTCTTGGGGTGGGACGCCTTTCCGCAGAAAAGGGTTTTGAGAATCTCTTATCTGCGTTCGCGCAGATTAGGCCTCAATATCCAGACTGGACCATGACCATTATCGGGGAAGGGCCGCAGCGACCTGCCTTGGAAGCACTACGCGAAACCCTCGGTCTTTCGAATTCTGTGTCTCTCCCCGGTCTTGACCCCACGCTCTGGGATCGCTCCAGCAGCGTGGGGCTATTTGTCCTCTGTTCGCATTTCGAGGGATTTCCCAACGCATTGTGTGAAGCCATGGCTCATGGAATTCCGGTGATTGCCACGGACTGTCCGAGTGGTCCTCGTGAGATTATTGAACATGGGAAGAATGGATTGCTGGTGCCCCCTGCTGATGTACAGGCATTGGCCGATGCCATGGCGTCTCTGCTCTCGGATCCAGCTCGCAGGACCCACATGGGCCATTGCGCGACAGACATCACGCAACGGTTTGGGCTGGAGAAGGTGATGAGGATGTGGGAGGATGTGCTCCCACGCACCAGGGATTAA
- a CDS encoding glycosyltransferase produces MPYPARILFLARSLNYGGSERQLVALAIGLHQEGQSVAVATFYPGGPFQHSLESAGVSVSSLGKHSRWGLVGFAWRLIRLVRRVRPKILHGYLGTSNILAVCLKPFCPGMKVIWGVRASNMELERYGWLDRLLYWIECRLSQCADVIIVNSHVGLDYAVSHGFPREKMVVIANGIDTERFYPDRHARARVRAMWGIRAEAYLIGLVGRLDPMKGHMTFVRAAAVLMTQRPDVRFVCVGDGPELYQRRLVALTEELGLKDRLHWVPASENIASLYNAFDIATSASYYGEGFSNAIGEAMACGIPCVVTDVGDGKLIVGETGSVVAAGDPKALALAWKNMLAMETAERERQGQCARARIVQNFSLARLIQSTSQVFNAVEPLRQ; encoded by the coding sequence ATGCCGTATCCTGCTCGAATTCTCTTTCTCGCCCGCTCTCTCAACTATGGTGGAAGTGAACGACAGTTGGTGGCGTTGGCCATTGGCCTTCATCAGGAAGGCCAGTCTGTGGCTGTTGCGACGTTTTATCCTGGCGGGCCATTTCAGCACTCACTTGAGTCGGCCGGGGTGTCCGTTTCCTCACTCGGAAAACATTCTCGGTGGGGTCTCGTGGGTTTTGCCTGGCGTCTGATCAGACTCGTCCGTAGAGTTCGGCCGAAAATTCTGCATGGGTATCTCGGTACGTCGAACATTCTTGCCGTATGCCTGAAGCCGTTTTGCCCTGGAATGAAAGTGATTTGGGGGGTACGTGCTTCGAACATGGAGCTGGAACGGTATGGCTGGCTTGACCGACTGTTGTATTGGATCGAGTGCAGGTTATCGCAGTGTGCCGATGTCATTATCGTAAATTCTCATGTGGGTCTTGATTACGCAGTTAGTCATGGATTCCCTCGGGAGAAGATGGTAGTGATTGCCAACGGAATTGACACGGAGCGGTTTTATCCTGATCGTCACGCGCGTGCGCGCGTGCGGGCGATGTGGGGGATTCGGGCCGAGGCGTACCTTATTGGTCTCGTGGGTCGATTGGATCCTATGAAGGGGCACATGACCTTCGTGCGTGCGGCGGCCGTATTGATGACGCAGCGGCCGGATGTCCGATTTGTTTGTGTGGGTGATGGGCCAGAATTATATCAGCGAAGGCTAGTGGCTTTGACTGAGGAACTGGGACTGAAGGATCGGCTCCACTGGGTGCCCGCCAGTGAAAACATTGCGTCACTCTACAATGCATTTGATATCGCCACGAGTGCGTCCTACTACGGTGAAGGATTTTCAAACGCCATTGGCGAAGCGATGGCTTGTGGCATCCCCTGTGTGGTGACCGATGTGGGAGATGGGAAACTGATAGTTGGTGAGACGGGGAGCGTGGTTGCCGCGGGCGATCCAAAAGCGTTGGCCCTCGCATGGAAGAATATGTTGGCGATGGAGACTGCCGAGCGGGAGCGACAAGGGCAGTGCGCGCGCGCGCGGATCGTACAAAACTTTAGCCTCGCTCGGCTTATCCAGTCTACGTCTCAAGTCTTTAACGCAGTCGAGCCACTCCGGCAGTAA
- a CDS encoding class I SAM-dependent methyltransferase → MSDEVLRQHHAVWEQKPILRLLYTEWYKEITWWLQPGKTLEVGGGTGNLKEFSQDVLCTDITRLPWLDAVTDAQFLPFLANSLDNIVLFDTLHHIENVTLFLDEALRTLRPYGRIVIMDPYISWLSWPIYHFLHPEPVDFSHNPLHLRATQCDRKPFDANQAISTLLFERSYDEFRAHYPQFEMRLRRRMAFFAYPLSGGFEHPSLVPMRWVRPLLRIENALSVLSRFLAFRILVVLEKQG, encoded by the coding sequence ATGTCGGATGAGGTCTTGCGGCAGCATCATGCCGTCTGGGAACAGAAGCCGATATTACGACTGCTGTATACGGAATGGTATAAAGAGATCACGTGGTGGCTTCAGCCGGGAAAAACTCTGGAGGTTGGCGGCGGGACGGGAAATTTAAAAGAGTTTTCCCAGGACGTTCTGTGCACGGATATTACCCGTCTCCCCTGGTTAGATGCCGTCACCGATGCGCAGTTCCTTCCGTTTTTGGCGAACAGTCTGGACAATATCGTTCTCTTTGACACGTTGCATCACATCGAAAATGTCACACTGTTTCTAGACGAAGCGTTGCGTACACTTCGCCCGTACGGGCGCATCGTGATCATGGATCCCTATATTTCGTGGCTCTCGTGGCCGATCTATCATTTTCTGCATCCGGAACCAGTCGATTTTTCCCATAACCCGCTTCACCTCCGAGCGACGCAGTGCGATCGCAAGCCGTTCGATGCCAACCAAGCGATTTCCACGCTGTTATTTGAGCGGTCGTACGACGAGTTTCGGGCCCACTATCCTCAGTTTGAGATGCGGCTTCGCCGGCGCATGGCCTTTTTCGCCTATCCGCTCAGTGGTGGGTTTGAGCATCCTTCACTCGTGCCGATGCGATGGGTACGGCCGCTTCTCAGAATAGAAAACGCGCTTAGCGTCCTGAGTCGATTTCTCGCCTTTCGAATATTGGTGGTGCTTGAAAAACAAGGGTGA